A window from Podospora bellae-mahoneyi strain CBS 112042 chromosome 1 map unlocalized CBS112042p_1, whole genome shotgun sequence encodes these proteins:
- a CDS encoding uncharacterized protein (COG:S; EggNog:ENOG503PFTQ): MRLGVVLFLLFPPAVSSAAPSATSTGAAPPPPPPPPPPPPPPPPPPPPPPPPPPPRPPPPRPPPPPPPRPAKGNDRLSRPELPAGEVTETVVTVEEVSEEVVVEECILTCERALVKASVEAGEVRRCLGVTVRRRAGVDNCVYFVGGVEVVDLEVVLLIEEEVQGGRLGEEVDEDEDEDLKSDSFVPVGRVRRE, translated from the coding sequence ATGAGGCTAGGTGTGGTGCTGTTCTTGCTGTTCCCACCTGCTGTCTCGTCAGCTGCTCCTTCGGCAACAAGCACCGgggctgctcctcctcctcctcctcctcctcctcctcctcctcctcctcctcctcctcctcctcctcctcctcctcctcctcctcctcctcgtcctcctcctcctcgtcctcctcctcctcctcctcctcgtcctgcCAAGGGTAATGACCGGCTGAGTCGGCCTGAGCTGCCAGCGGGGGAGGTCACCGAGACGGTTGTTACTGTTGAGGAGGTcagtgaggaggttgtggtggaggagtgtaTTCTGACGTGTGAGCGGGCGTTGGTGAAGGCGAGTgtcgaggctggggaggtgagacGGTGTCTTGGGGTtacggtgaggaggagggcgggggtggaTAATTGTGTGTATTTTGTTggcggggtggaggtggtggatttggaggttgtgttgttaattgaggaggaggttcagGGTGGTAggttgggtgaggaggtggacgaggacgaggacgaggatctGAAGAGCGATTCTTTTGTTCCTGTTGGGAGGGTTAGGAGGGAGTAG